From one Amaranthus tricolor cultivar Red isolate AtriRed21 chromosome 17, ASM2621246v1, whole genome shotgun sequence genomic stretch:
- the LOC130804635 gene encoding U-box domain-containing protein 14-like — protein MAKCHPSRNDVGSLILNHQSSHNHNHHYCRIWSSFSFRKLLATVSCGGSSISTKNKSSKTHIKKPGPKPEPNPKLNPTNGLTRPEYGKLVDLLNLSSSSCSSGRREKVEVEKDLEEVRRKEVRLEELREAVRLLSENNEGERENGAKKVRSLAKEDSEARSTLAMLGAIPPLVALLDHRNDECLIQALYALLNLGIGNDLNKSAIVQAGAVHMMLKKIESSNGSLQASVSEAIVANFLALSALDSNKPIIGTSGAIPFLVSVLEELEKKTSLQARQDSLRALYNLSISPSNVAYILETKVIHYLISILGDMEVSERILSILSNVVSTSEGRRAISGVPDALPALMDVLNWTDSPGCQEKASYVLMVMAHKSYRDRQTMIELGIGSALLELTLLGSTLAQKRASRILECLRMDKGKQISRSFVTGKTSAPVSAPIYGSSSSTANLNKEEDDIMMSEEKMAVKNLVQQSLQNNMKRIAKRANLAQDFVPSEHLKSLTTSSTSKSLPF, from the exons ATGGCGAAATGTCATCCTTCGAGAAACGACGTCGGATCTTTGATCCTAAATCATCAATCTTcacataatcataatcatcacTATTGTCGAATTTGGAGCTCATTTTCATTCCGCAAATTATTAGCAACTGTTAGTTGTGGTGGTTCGTCCATTTCCACCAAGAATAAATCCTCAAAAACCCATATCAAAAAACCCGGCCCCAAGCCCGAACCTAACCCAAAACTTAACCCTACTAATGGGTTGACCCGACCCGAGTATGGGAAACTGGTGGATCTTCTGAacctgtcttcttcttcttgttcttcagggagaagagagaaagtagaggtggaaaaggATCTTGAAGAAGTGAGGAGAAAAGAAGTGAGATTAGAGGAGTTAAGAGAAGCAGTAAGATTATTGAGTGAGAATAATGAAGGAGAGAGAGAAAATGGCGCAAAAAAAGTGAGAAGTTTGGCAAAGGAAGATAGTGAAGCTAGGTCTACTTTGGCTATGCTTGGTGCTATTCCTCCTTTGGTTGCTTTGCTTGATCATCGTAATGATGAGTGTCTTATTCAAGCTCTTTATGCTCTTCTTAATTTGGGTATTGGCAATGATTT GAACAAATCAGCAATAGTACAAGCAGGAGCAGTTCATATGATGCTAAAGAAGATTGAGTCCTCAAATGGGTCTTTACAAGCATCTGTTTCCGAAGCCATTGTTGCAAATTTCCTTGCACTGAGTGCATTAGATTCGAATAAACCGATCATTGGAACTTCCGGCGCAATCCCTTTTCTCGTTAGCGTCTTAGAGGAGTTGGAGAAGAAAACGAGCTTACAAGCAAGACAAGACTCACTTAGAGCACTTTACAATCTCTCTATATCACCCTCTAATGTTGCCTATATCCTCGAGACTAAGGTAATTCATTACCTCATAAGCATATTGGGAGACATGGAAGTGAGTGAGCGAATTCTCTCGATTTTAAGCAATGTGGTATCAACCTCCGAAGGCCGGAGAGCAATCAGTGGTGTACCGGATGCTCTCCCGGCCTTGATGGACGTCTTGAATTGGACCGACTCACCTGGGTGCCAAGAAAAAGCCTCGTACGTTCTAATGGTGATGGCTCATAAATCATACCGAGATAGGCAAACTATGATAGAACTTGGCATTGGATCGGCATTGCTAGAGTTAACTCTTTTAGGTAGTACATTAGCGCAGAAAAGGGCATCGAGAATATTGGAGTGTTTAAGGATGGATAAAGGGAAACAGATATCCCGAAGCTTTGTTACTGGTAAAACCAGCGCGCCTGTTTCTGCTCCTATatatggatcttcctcatctaCCGCTAATCTCAACAAGGAAGAGGACGATATTATGATGAGCGAAGAGAAAATGGCGGTCAAAAACTTAGTTCAGCAGAGTTTACAGAATAATATGAAACGAATCGCTAAAAGGGCAAACTTGGCTCAAGATTTCGTTCCTTCGGAGCATCTCAAATCGCTCACTACAAGTTCAACATCGAAGAGCTTGCCCTTTTGA
- the LOC130804634 gene encoding NADP-dependent glyceraldehyde-3-phosphate dehydrogenase — protein MAGNGVFSEIIEGEVFKYYADGEWKISSSGKSVSIINPTTRKTQYKVQACTQEEVNKVMEASKVAQKSWAKTPLWKRAELLHKAAAILKEHKHPIAECLVKEIAKPAKDAVTEVVRSGDLVSYCAEEGVRLLGEGKFLVSDSFPGNERTKYCLTSKIPLGVVLAIPPFNYPVNLAVSKIAPALIAGNSLVLKPPTQGAVSALHMIHCFHLAGFPKGLISCITGKGSEIGDFLTLHPGVNCISFTGGDTGIAISKKAGMIPLQMELGGKDACIILEDADLDLAAANIVKGGFSYSGQRCTAVKVVLVMESVADTLVEKVKAKVSKLTVGSPEEDCDITPVVTESSANFIEGLVKDAKEKGATFCQEYKRDGNLIWPLLLDNVRPDMRIAWEEPFGPVLPVIRIHSVEEGIHHCNASNFGLQGCVFTKDINKAILISDAMETGTVQINSAPARGPDHFPFQGIKDSGIGSQGITNSINMMTKIKTTVINLPTPTYSMG, from the exons ATGGCAGGAAATGGggtattttctgaaattattgAAGGTGAAGTCTTCAAATATTATGCTGATGGTGAATGGAAAATTTCATCTTCTGGTAAATCAGTTTCAATCATTAATCCCACTACTAGGAAAACCCAATATAAGGTTCAAG CATGCACACAAGAAGAGGTAAATAAGGTAATGGAAGCATCAAAAGTGGCACAAAAATCATGGGCAAAGACACCACTTTGGAAGAGAGCAGAGTTACTGCATAAAGCAGCTGCTATATTGAAAGAACATAAACACCCAATTGCTGAATGTTTGGTCAAAGAGATTGCCAAACCTGCTAAGGATGCTGTTACTGAA GTTGTTAGGTCTGGAGATTTGGTGTCTTATTGTGCTGAAGAAGGGGTGAGACTTCTTGGTGAAGGGAAGTTCCTGGTTTCTGACAGTTTCCCCGGAAATGAGAGGACTAAGTATTGTTTAACTTCCaag ATTCCATTGGGCGTTGTTTTAGCTATTCCGCCCTTTAACTACCCTGTCAACCTTGCTGTCTCAAAAATCGCACCTGCACTTATTGCTGGAAACTCCCTCGTGCTAAAGCCTCCAACACAG GGTGCTGTGTCAGCACTCCACATGATCCACTGCTTCCACTTGGCCGGCTTTCCTAAAGGACTTATTAGTTGTATCACGGGGAAAGGCTCCGAAATTGGCGATTTCCTGACATTGCATCCAGGGGTGAACTGCATAAG TTTTACCGGAGGAGATACCGGAATTGCAATTTCCAAGAAAGCTGGAATGATCCCTCTTCAGATGGAACTCGGTGGAAAGGATGCTTGCATTATTCTTGAAGATGCCGATTTGGATCTTGCTGCAGCTAATATCGTAAAAGGCGGCTTCTCCTACAG TGGACAAAGATGCACGGCTGTTAAAGTCGTGCTAGTGATGGAATCTGTGGCTGATACTCTTGTCGAGAAAGTCAAAGCTAAAGTTTCCAAACTGACCGTTGGTTCTCCAGAAGAAGACTGTGACATAACTCCAGTTGTGACAGAATCATCTGCGAATTTTATCGAAGGATTAGTCAAGGATGCTAAGGAGAAGGGAGCAACCTTTTGTCAAGAATACAAAAGGGACGGCAATCTCATTTGGCCTTTATTGTTGGATAACGTTCGACCTGACATGAGGATTGCATGGGAGGAGCCGTTTGGCCCAGTTTTGCCGGTAATTAGGATACATTCTGTCGAAGAAGGGATCCACCATTGTAATGCTAGCAATTTCGGTCTCCAG GGGTGTGTTTTTACGAAAGACATAAACAAGGCAATTTTGATCAGCGATGCAATGGAGACCGGAACAGTTCAAATCAATTCTGCGCCTGCTCGTGGACCCGATCACTTCCCTTTCCAG GGAATAAAGGACAGTGGAATCGGTTCACAGGGAATAACAAACAGTATTAATATGATGACGAAAATCAAGACTACAGTGATCAATTTGCCTACACCAACCTACTCCATGGGTTGA
- the LOC130804636 gene encoding uncharacterized protein LOC130804636 codes for MALPQFLSSSTINTPKPTLNPSPSLSLSPPPSPFSLIRRNHQRNHHVGYLRCSASSSSSPQPHNNPPSSNPSPQNDITELPIFPLPLVLFPGSILPLQIFEFRYRIMMHTLLQTDLRFGVIFSDSLTQSSTSIGCVGEVIKHEKLSDDRFFLICKGQERFRINKIIRSKPYIVADVDWLEDKPSNLDGKEDLESLAKDVETYMRDVIRLSNRLNGKEEKEIGDLRRNLFPTPFSFFVGSTFEGAPREQQALLELEDTAARLRREKETLRNTLNYLSAASAVKDVFPSSS; via the coding sequence ATGGCTCTCCCACAATTCCTTTCATCTTCCACCATTAACACTCCAAAACCCACCTTAAACCCATCACCATCACTATCTCTATCGCCACCGCCGTCACCATTCTCTCTCATCCGTCGTAACCACCAACGTAACCACCATGTGGGCTACCTCCGTTGTTCTGCATCGTCTTCTTCATCTCCACAACCTCACAATAACCCACCATCTTCCAATCCATCTCCACAAAACGACATCACTGAACTACCAATCTTTCCACTCCCATTAGTCCTTTTTCCAGGTTCAATCCTCCCTTTACAAATCTTTGAGTTTCGGTACCGTATTATGATGCATACTCTTCTTCAAACCGACCTCCGTTTCGGCGTTATCTTCTCCGATTCCCTAACCCAATCTTCGACCTCCATAGGTTGTGTCGGCGAAGTTATTAAGCACGAAAAACTCTCAGACGACAGATTCTTCTTAATTTGTAAAGGACAAGAGAGATTCCGTATCAACAAGATTATACGGTCGAAACCTTACATAGTAGCGGATGTTGATTGGTTGGAAGACAAACCCAGTAATTTAGATGGGAAGGAAGATTTAGAGAGCTTGGCAAAAGATGTGGAGACTTACATGAGGGATGTGATTAGGTTAAGTAACAGATTGAATGGGAAAGAGGAGAAAGAAATTGGGGATTTGAGAAGAAATTTGTTCCCGACTCCATTTTCGTTTTTTGTTGGGAGTACTTTTGAAGGTGCCCCAAGAGAACAACAAGCTTTGTTGGAATTGGAGGATACTGCCGCTAGATTGAGGAGAGAAAAAGAGACGTTGAGGAATACTTTGAATTATTTGAGTGCTGCTTCTGCTGTTAAAGATGTTTTCCCGAGTTCTTCTTGA